The following proteins are co-located in the Candidatus Omnitrophota bacterium genome:
- a CDS encoding pitrilysin family protein — protein sequence MLKIETLDNGLRVITQPMEYMESVAIGVWIRAGGRFENESNNGISHLLEHLLFKGTANRDMMTIKQQIEGRGGSFNGFTSEEHTCYLVKVLANDAELGLDILSDMVLHPKLDADEMAKEKDVIIEEINMYKDMPAQYVHEILAEMMWPNQPLGFPLAGTVESVKSITRERLIEYKEAHYNPKNMLVVATGRIENEKLLRFSKKYFKDAPEGSVSGFSKVLLGQKSPELRLSSKDTEQTHMALGFHAVDRFHSDKHVLSLLNIILGANMSSRLFHIVRDEMALCYEISSSVRRYDDCGAFVVSAGVDNKKITRALEVILRELGRMKTEPVGAEELARAKEYYKGQMLFALEDTMSRMLWLGEKIVSGEKDFSLKSIIAKIESVGPEDIMRLANGVIRNDCLNLAVISPTKDDKDIREVLNIKA from the coding sequence ATGCTTAAAATAGAGACGTTGGATAACGGGCTTCGTGTGATCACACAGCCGATGGAATATATGGAATCGGTTGCCATAGGCGTGTGGATACGCGCCGGAGGAAGGTTTGAGAATGAGAGCAATAACGGCATCAGCCATCTTCTCGAGCACCTCCTTTTTAAAGGTACCGCCAATCGCGACATGATGACGATAAAACAGCAGATCGAAGGCCGTGGCGGCAGTTTCAACGGATTCACTTCAGAGGAACATACCTGTTATCTGGTAAAGGTGTTGGCGAATGACGCGGAACTCGGACTCGATATTTTAAGCGATATGGTCTTACATCCGAAGCTTGATGCCGACGAGATGGCGAAAGAGAAGGATGTCATCATAGAAGAGATAAACATGTACAAGGATATGCCGGCCCAGTATGTCCACGAAATTTTAGCGGAGATGATGTGGCCGAATCAACCGCTCGGGTTTCCATTGGCCGGTACCGTGGAATCGGTAAAGTCGATAACCCGCGAGCGCCTGATAGAATATAAGGAAGCGCACTATAATCCTAAAAATATGCTGGTTGTAGCCACGGGCAGGATTGAGAATGAGAAGCTTTTGCGGTTCTCGAAGAAATATTTTAAAGATGCCCCCGAAGGAAGCGTTTCCGGATTCAGCAAAGTCCTTTTGGGGCAGAAATCGCCGGAGCTCAGGTTGTCTTCCAAGGATACGGAACAGACGCACATGGCTTTAGGGTTCCACGCGGTTGACCGGTTTCATTCAGATAAACATGTCTTGAGCCTTTTAAACATTATTCTCGGTGCGAATATGTCGTCGCGCCTTTTTCATATAGTGCGCGATGAGATGGCCTTATGCTATGAGATATCTTCCAGCGTAAGGCGCTACGATGACTGCGGCGCGTTTGTCGTTAGCGCGGGGGTGGATAACAAAAAGATAACGAGGGCGCTTGAGGTTATTTTGCGCGAACTTGGCAGGATGAAGACGGAGCCCGTCGGCGCGGAGGAGCTTGCGCGCGCTAAAGAGTATTACAAGGGGCAGATGCTTTTCGCGCTTGAGGATACGATGAGCCGCATGCTGTGGCTCGGCGAGAAGATCGTGTCGGGGGAAAAAGATTTCAGCCTCAAGTCGATAATCGCGAAGATCGAGTCGGTGGGTCCGGAAGATATTATGCGGCTTGCCAACGGCGTTATAAGGAACGATTGTCTCAATCTTGCGGTGATAAGCCCGACTAAGGACGACAAGGATATCAGAGAGGTGTTAAATATAAAGGCGTGA
- the ruvX gene encoding Holliday junction resolvase RuvX — MRIMALDVGAKRIGVAMSDELFLTAQGGQTIYRSSLQTDFDSIKKTVEANGVGEIVVGLPINMNGTFGPKAKEVTEFIEALARVVSVPIKTWDERLTTAQANRALLEADTSRAKRKKSVDMLAAQIILQSYLDSRKRG, encoded by the coding sequence ATGAGGATAATGGCGCTCGATGTCGGTGCGAAAAGGATCGGCGTGGCGATGTCGGATGAACTTTTTCTTACGGCGCAGGGCGGCCAGACGATCTATCGCTCTTCGCTCCAAACCGATTTCGACAGTATAAAAAAAACGGTTGAGGCTAACGGTGTGGGCGAGATAGTGGTAGGCCTTCCTATAAATATGAACGGGACATTCGGCCCCAAAGCAAAAGAGGTTACCGAATTTATCGAAGCTCTCGCCAGGGTGGTGAGTGTCCCCATTAAAACATGGGACGAGCGTCTTACGACGGCGCAGGCTAACAGGGCGCTTCTCGAAGCCGATACAAGCCGGGCCAAACGTAAAAAGTCGGTGGATATGTTGGCCGCGCAGATAATTTTGCAGAGCTATCTCGATTCGCGAAAGAGAGGATGA
- a CDS encoding mannose-1-phosphate guanylyltransferase, with protein MVNKKTYVVVLVGGKGRRLRPLSTAAVPKAFLSITKDRKTLFRKTLDRVNGLVPAKGMVVIANRAHNKLVRKDFPAIADENLILEPVSRNTAPAITLAASILEKRSPGAIMVVLPTDHYITEKERFAPALRRGIAFVKTNREAMLVIGVKPRYPSAHFGYIKMDGTSPVKKSAHNVTRGIVKVRKFVEKPDRKTAEKYLKTGDYLWNTGAFIFSASTLLKAVKNLSPRVYNSIIGSGDIGKVYRNVPDISIDYAVMEKARNVYCLAADYEWHDLGGFESLIKILTREKREFSLRGGKVVSIK; from the coding sequence ATGGTAAATAAAAAAACATACGTAGTTGTGCTCGTGGGCGGAAAAGGCCGGCGGCTTCGGCCGCTTTCGACCGCGGCTGTTCCTAAGGCGTTTTTATCAATAACAAAAGACCGGAAGACATTATTCCGCAAGACGCTTGATAGGGTAAATGGGCTTGTGCCGGCTAAGGGTATGGTAGTCATTGCGAACAGGGCGCATAATAAACTTGTGAGGAAAGATTTCCCCGCTATCGCCGACGAGAACCTTATCCTTGAGCCCGTTTCGAGGAATACGGCCCCGGCGATAACATTGGCCGCCTCGATACTCGAAAAAAGGTCGCCCGGCGCGATAATGGTTGTATTGCCGACTGACCATTATATTACCGAAAAAGAACGATTCGCCCCGGCATTGAGGCGCGGCATAGCTTTTGTAAAAACGAACCGCGAAGCGATGCTGGTTATTGGCGTCAAGCCGAGATATCCTTCGGCGCACTTCGGGTATATTAAGATGGATGGGACTTCGCCCGTTAAGAAAAGCGCGCATAATGTGACGCGTGGCATAGTTAAGGTGCGAAAATTCGTAGAAAAGCCGGACAGGAAGACGGCGGAAAAATATTTGAAGACCGGTGATTATCTCTGGAATACAGGGGCATTTATATTCAGCGCGTCGACGCTCCTTAAGGCGGTAAAGAACCTCTCGCCCCGGGTTTATAACTCGATCATAGGTTCCGGCGATATCGGGAAGGTTTATCGGAATGTACCGGATATATCCATCGACTATGCTGTGATGGAGAAGGCGCGAAATGTGTATTGCCTTGCGGCTGACTACGAATGGCATGATTTAGGCGGATTTGAGAGCCTGATAAAGATATTAACCAGGGAAAAGAGAGAGTTTTCCTTAAGGGGAGGAAAGGTGGTAAGCATCAAATGA
- the trpA gene encoding tryptophan synthase subunit alpha, with translation MNRIDKKFKVLKALKRKAFIPYITAGDPDIATTGKIVLALENAGADIIELGIPFSDPVADGPTIQAASQRALAKGASLKKIFAMVQALRARTRIPLVFMTYYNPVFKYGPEKFFRMCREACVDGVIIPDLPIEEAREAISLSRKENVALIFLIAPTSPKARIGKIAAKSTGFIYYVSLTGVTGARKKLPPEVLANVRLVKSLTDKPVAVGFGISDAKQARYIAGVADGVIVGSAIVKIIGEKKDAIARVSKLAKKLANAIHGK, from the coding sequence ATGAACAGAATAGATAAAAAATTCAAAGTGTTGAAGGCGTTGAAACGAAAGGCGTTCATACCTTATATTACTGCCGGCGATCCGGATATCGCGACGACGGGGAAGATAGTCCTCGCCCTGGAAAATGCCGGCGCCGATATCATAGAGCTCGGGATACCGTTTTCCGATCCGGTGGCCGACGGGCCGACGATCCAGGCGGCTTCACAGCGCGCGCTTGCCAAAGGCGCCAGCCTTAAGAAGATATTCGCGATGGTACAGGCCTTAAGAGCCAGGACCCGCATACCTCTGGTATTCATGACATATTACAATCCGGTTTTTAAATACGGCCCGGAAAAGTTTTTCAGGATGTGCCGTGAGGCGTGTGTTGACGGAGTGATAATCCCGGACCTGCCGATCGAAGAGGCGCGTGAAGCGATATCTTTAAGCAGGAAAGAAAACGTCGCATTGATATTTCTCATCGCGCCGACTTCACCGAAAGCGCGTATAGGCAAGATCGCCGCGAAGTCCACAGGATTTATCTATTACGTTTCGCTTACAGGGGTGACGGGCGCCAGAAAGAAGCTTCCACCGGAAGTTTTGGCGAACGTACGCCTCGTTAAATCCCTTACGGATAAGCCGGTTGCGGTTGGGTTCGGCATATCGGACGCGAAACAGGCCAGGTATATAGCAGGGGTGGCCGATGGAGTCATAGTGGGTAGCGCGATAGTGAAGATTATAGGCGAAAAGAAAGATGCGATCGCCCGGGTCTCGAAGCTGGCAAAAAAATTAGCGAACGCTATACATGGTAAATAA
- a CDS encoding Bro-N domain-containing protein, protein MDKEITTTRIAIFRRREIRKTVYNNEWWFVVVDVVTALTDSVQPDGYIKDMRRRDPELSKGWGQIATPLSIRTSGGIQKLNCANTEGIFRIIQSVPSPKAEPFKRWLARVGYERIQEIENPELATKRTRALYKAKGYSDDWIEKRMRGIAIREELTDQWQTRGIKEQKEYEILTAEISKATFGMTPSAYKKHKGLKRENLRDHMTDLELIFSMLGEASTKEIAVNKNTQGFAENKQAAFEGGAVAGNARKELERKSGKKVISMENYKKLPQNRKLLK, encoded by the coding sequence ATGGATAAAGAAATAACTACTACCAGGATAGCGATTTTCAGAAGACGTGAAATAAGGAAGACCGTTTATAATAATGAATGGTGGTTTGTAGTTGTCGACGTGGTAACTGCCCTGACCGATTCTGTCCAGCCGGATGGCTATATTAAAGATATGCGCAGACGAGATCCGGAGCTTTCTAAAGGGTGGGGGCAAATTGCCACCCCCCTTTCGATAAGGACTTCGGGAGGTATTCAAAAGCTTAATTGTGCTAATACAGAAGGTATTTTTCGCATCATTCAGTCGGTACCATCCCCAAAAGCGGAACCTTTTAAGCGGTGGCTGGCCCGAGTCGGTTACGAGCGGATTCAGGAGATCGAGAACCCTGAACTTGCCACAAAAAGAACAAGGGCTTTATATAAGGCGAAAGGTTATAGCGATGACTGGATCGAAAAGCGGATGCGAGGAATCGCTATCCGTGAGGAGTTGACCGACCAGTGGCAGACACGCGGCATAAAAGAGCAAAAGGAATACGAAATATTGACAGCCGAAATATCAAAAGCGACTTTCGGGATGACCCCGTCCGCTTATAAAAAACACAAAGGATTGAAACGGGAAAATCTAAGGGATCACATGACAGATCTCGAGCTTATCTTTTCAATGCTTGGCGAGGCATCAACGAAAGAGATAGCCGTTAATAAAAACACTCAGGGGTTTGCTGAAAATAAACAGGCCGCTTTTGAAGGCGGCGCTGTCGCAGGCAACGCGAGAAAAGAGCTCGAGAGAAAAAGCGGAAAGAAAGTAATCAGTATGGAAAATTATAAAAAACTGCCGCAGAATAGAAAGCTGTTGAAGTAA
- the trpB gene encoding tryptophan synthase subunit beta, protein MKLPDRRGYFDGFGGRFMPETLMPALYELEKEYIRARADKSFRREYDYYLKEYAGRPTPLYFAKRLTGILGGAKIYLKREDLLHTGAHKINNTLGQVLLAVRMGKSRVIAETGAGQHGVSTATVAALFGLECEIFMGEEDIRRQSVNVFKMKLLGAKVTPVSSGSKTLKDAMNETIRDWVANVRNTYYVIGTVAGPHPYPEMVRQFQSVIGREARRQILAKEKRLPDYLAACVGGGSNAMGLFYPFLKDNVKMVGVEAAGLGINTGKHAATLCKGSVGVLHGSKSYILQNDDGQIEIAHSISAGLDYPGVGPEHAYYKDSGRADYVAVTDTQALEGFKMLTETEGIIPALESSHALYHASRMARRMPKTKSIIVCLSGRGDKDVDIVRGAL, encoded by the coding sequence ATGAAATTACCAGATAGGCGCGGATATTTTGACGGTTTCGGCGGCAGATTTATGCCCGAGACGCTAATGCCGGCTTTGTACGAACTTGAAAAGGAATACATTCGCGCGCGCGCCGATAAGTCGTTCAGGCGCGAATACGATTATTACTTAAAGGAATACGCGGGCCGTCCGACGCCGTTATATTTCGCGAAACGGCTTACCGGCATATTGGGCGGGGCAAAGATATATTTAAAAAGAGAAGATCTTTTGCACACAGGCGCGCACAAGATAAATAATACGCTGGGCCAGGTGCTTCTTGCCGTCCGGATGGGCAAGTCGCGCGTTATAGCGGAGACGGGCGCGGGCCAGCACGGCGTCTCCACCGCCACGGTCGCCGCGCTATTCGGGCTCGAGTGCGAGATATTCATGGGCGAGGAGGACATCCGCCGCCAGTCGGTGAACGTATTCAAGATGAAGCTTCTCGGCGCTAAGGTGACGCCGGTCTCGAGCGGATCGAAGACGCTCAAGGACGCGATGAACGAGACGATCAGGGATTGGGTCGCGAATGTCCGTAACACGTATTACGTGATAGGTACGGTCGCCGGGCCGCATCCGTATCCGGAGATGGTTCGACAGTTCCAGTCGGTGATCGGCCGGGAGGCGCGGCGTCAGATACTCGCGAAAGAGAAGCGTCTGCCGGATTATCTTGCGGCGTGTGTGGGCGGCGGTTCGAACGCGATGGGGTTATTCTACCCATTCCTGAAAGATAATGTTAAGATGGTTGGTGTCGAAGCGGCCGGGCTCGGCATAAATACCGGTAAACACGCGGCGACGTTATGTAAAGGTTCGGTCGGTGTTCTGCACGGCTCGAAAAGTTATATCCTGCAGAATGATGATGGCCAGATCGAGATAGCGCATTCGATCTCGGCCGGGCTCGATTACCCCGGCGTCGGGCCGGAACATGCGTATTACAAAGACTCGGGCCGCGCCGATTATGTCGCGGTTACGGATACTCAGGCGCTCGAAGGGTTTAAGATGCTGACGGAGACCGAAGGGATAATACCGGCCCTGGAATCGTCGCATGCGCTCTATCACGCCTCGCGCATGGCGCGGCGCATGCCGAAGACGAAGTCCATCATCGTCTGTCTTTCCGGCCGCGGCGATAAGGATGTCGATATCGTACGAGGTGCGCTTTAA
- a CDS encoding phosphoribosylanthranilate isomerase: MTLIKICGITNKLDAINAADLGVDMLGFVFYRKSKRYVTPAMAEDIINELPPRIGKVGVFVDEKTEDVIRIAEDTGLNILQFHGNENPEYCAAFRNGFKTIKAFRVSTRDDLKSVNGYATDYYLFDTLTGDCPGGCPGGCPGGTGKRFDWNILKDFEILKPVILSGGLTPENVESAISAVAPFGVDVSSGVESAPGKKDAKLLKQFVENVRKVR; this comes from the coding sequence ATGACACTTATAAAAATATGCGGGATAACAAATAAGCTCGACGCTATAAACGCCGCCGATCTCGGCGTGGATATGCTGGGATTTGTATTTTACCGGAAATCGAAGAGATATGTTACGCCCGCCATGGCGGAAGATATTATAAATGAACTGCCGCCGCGTATCGGCAAGGTCGGCGTATTTGTGGACGAGAAAACGGAAGATGTAATAAGGATTGCCGAAGACACAGGGCTTAATATACTGCAATTCCACGGTAATGAAAACCCTGAATATTGCGCCGCGTTCCGCAACGGGTTCAAGACGATAAAAGCGTTCAGGGTAAGCACTCGCGACGATCTAAAGAGTGTTAACGGATACGCGACGGATTATTACCTCTTCGATACTTTGACAGGCGATTGCCCCGGAGGCTGTCCCGGAGGCTGTCCCGGAGGGACGGGCAAGCGTTTCGATTGGAATATATTGAAAGATTTCGAGATATTAAAGCCGGTTATATTGTCCGGCGGGTTGACGCCGGAAAACGTGGAGAGCGCTATAAGCGCCGTCGCGCCGTTTGGCGTCGATGTGTCGAGCGGGGTTGAATCCGCGCCGGGGAAGAAGGACGCGAAACTCTTAAAACAGTTTGTCGAGAATGTGAGGAAAGTCAGATGA
- the trpC gene encoding indole-3-glycerol phosphate synthase TrpC, which yields MILSRIIEEKRREVEEAKRVLPVEAIAKLAGAICVKSSFKKNISRPHHINLIAEIKKASPSRGIIRADFNPVKIGITYQANGASAISVLTDERFFEGKLEYIKKIKDSISLPILRKDFIIDEYQIYESVVAGADAILLIADLLSTGEMKAFYDLAVSLGLDVLMETHTEEDVDKALATGGSIIGINNRDLHNFKVDLGVTQKLIRMIPPNKIKVSESGIRTYEDVMFLKSIGVNAVLMGEAFMEAGDIAAKMREVMRY from the coding sequence ATGATACTATCGCGTATAATCGAAGAGAAGAGGCGGGAGGTTGAAGAGGCGAAACGCGTATTGCCTGTCGAGGCGATCGCTAAACTGGCCGGGGCTATTTGCGTGAAGAGTTCTTTTAAGAAAAATATTTCCAGGCCGCATCATATAAATCTGATAGCGGAGATAAAGAAGGCGTCGCCGTCGCGGGGGATAATCAGGGCGGATTTTAATCCGGTAAAAATAGGGATAACGTACCAGGCCAATGGCGCCAGCGCCATATCGGTTCTGACGGACGAGCGTTTTTTCGAAGGGAAGCTCGAGTATATAAAAAAGATCAAAGACAGCATTTCGCTTCCAATATTACGCAAGGATTTCATAATAGACGAGTACCAGATATACGAATCGGTTGTGGCGGGAGCGGACGCGATCTTATTGATAGCGGATCTATTATCGACGGGTGAAATGAAAGCATTTTACGATCTGGCCGTTTCGCTCGGCCTCGATGTTCTTATGGAAACGCACACCGAGGAAGATGTCGACAAGGCGCTGGCTACAGGCGGGTCTATTATAGGAATAAACAACAGGGATCTGCATAATTTTAAGGTTGACCTGGGTGTAACACAAAAATTGATCCGTATGATACCTCCGAACAAGATAAAGGTGTCCGAGAGCGGGATACGCACATATGAAGACGTGATGTTCCTGAAATCGATAGGCGTGAATGCCGTCCTGATGGGCGAGGCGTTTATGGAGGCCGGCGACATCGCCGCAAAAATGCGAGAGGTGATGAGGTACTGA
- the trpD gene encoding anthranilate phosphoribosyltransferase yields MLTEAIEKVKQHKDLTDDEMTAAFGEIMSGAASPGAISVFLAALRAKGETVDEITAAAKVMRQKSLRVDVGGEAVLDTCGTGGTGISTFNISTAAAFVVAGCAVKVAKHGNRTASRRCGSADVLEALGVRIDITPGRIAGCIREIGIGFIFAPMFHTAMKYAAAPRRELGGKTIFNLLGPLSNPALATLQVVGVYDAKLTETVAGVLNKLGTERAFVVAGADGLDEITITGKTVVSELTAGRVKTYYVEPASFGLRSGRLEDIKGAGPEENASAILSILKGESGPRRDIVLANASAGLVCAGRAKDIVEGVKLAAESIDSGAAFEKLSGLIEMTNR; encoded by the coding sequence TCGGGAGCGGCTTCGCCGGGCGCTATAAGCGTCTTCCTCGCCGCGCTTCGGGCGAAGGGCGAGACGGTCGACGAGATAACCGCCGCGGCAAAGGTTATGCGCCAAAAGTCGCTACGCGTTGATGTAGGCGGTGAGGCGGTTCTCGATACATGCGGCACCGGAGGCACGGGGATAAGCACTTTCAATATTTCGACTGCGGCGGCTTTTGTAGTGGCTGGTTGCGCCGTCAAGGTCGCCAAACACGGCAATAGGACAGCCTCGCGCCGGTGCGGTTCGGCGGATGTTCTGGAGGCGCTCGGTGTCAGGATAGATATAACACCCGGCAGGATCGCCGGGTGCATCAGAGAGATAGGGATAGGTTTCATATTCGCGCCTATGTTTCACACCGCGATGAAATATGCCGCGGCCCCGAGGCGGGAGCTGGGCGGCAAGACCATCTTTAATCTGCTCGGGCCGCTCTCGAATCCGGCGCTCGCCACACTGCAGGTTGTCGGAGTCTATGACGCGAAGCTGACGGAGACGGTGGCGGGTGTTTTGAATAAACTGGGCACGGAACGGGCGTTTGTCGTAGCCGGCGCCGACGGGCTCGATGAGATAACGATAACCGGCAAGACAGTAGTTTCGGAGCTTACGGCGGGCCGGGTGAAGACGTACTATGTCGAACCCGCCTCGTTTGGTTTGCGCTCCGGCCGCCTCGAGGATATAAAAGGCGCGGGGCCCGAGGAGAATGCTTCGGCGATCCTGTCGATACTGAAGGGCGAGTCGGGGCCAAGGCGCGACATAGTCCTGGCGAACGCGAGCGCGGGGCTCGTCTGCGCGGGGAGAGCTAAAGATATTGTAGAAGGCGTAAAACTTGCCGCGGAATCCATAGATTCCGGAGCGGCTTTCGAAAAGTTGTCCGGATTGATCGAGATGACAAACAGATGA